From the genome of Francisella tularensis subsp. tularensis:
GTAAAGCTCTGCAAGGATCAATAAAATCAAAAAGATAATAGTTATAATATAAGGGGAAGACAAATGATACTAGCTATAGCATTAATAATGCTATTAATTATTTTTGGCATAATATTTTTTTTAATAATTAACAAAAAAACCGCACAAGTTGATAATATCCGTCAAGCATTTGAGCAATACAAAAACTCCACACAAGAAGAATTAGTATCACTACGAAGTAAAGAAATTACATTTGATACATTATTAAATCAAGAAAAACAAAAGAATACAGAATTAAAGCATGATAGTTTACAACGTATAGATGAATTAAAGCTGGAGTTAAAATTAGAGAGAGATAAAGCCTATAACTATATTGAAGAGATAAAAAATTATAAATCACAAATAGCAACTCTAGAAACCCAACTTAGAGAGCAGAATAATTCTCTAAGAGATAAAATAGAGTTATTACAAAATAGTGAAACGAAGCTGAAATCTGAATTTGAAAATTTAGCTAATAAAATTTTTGAAGATAGTTCAAAAAAACTCACTGAACGAAATCAAGAAAGTTTAAATAGTGTTTTAAATCCAGTCAAAGAGCAGTTAAGAGATTTTAAGCAAAAAGTTGAAGATGTTTATGATAAAGAGTCTAACGCTAGAAGCGCGTTGCAAAACGAACTCAAAACTCTTAAAGAACTCAATCAAAAAATGACTACAGAGGCGCATAACCTCACAAATGCTTTGAGAAACAGTACTAAACAGCAAGGTATATGGGGTGAAATGGTACTTGAAAATGTTCTTGAAAAATCTGGTCTTAGAGAAGGTTTTGAGTATTTCAGAGAGAAGCATGCTACAGATGAGGAGGGTAAAGTATATCGTCCTGATGTGGTCGTTAAGCTACCTGATAATCGTGATATTATCATAGATGCTAAAACTTCACTATTTGCTTATAATGACTATATGGCTGCTGCTGATGATCACAAGCATTCTCACCTAAAAGCTCATATTAAATCAATCAGAGAACATATCAAAGGGCTAGCTAATAAAAATTATGAAAATCTAAAAGGAATAAACTCCTTAGATTTTATCTTTATGTTTATACCCATAGAAGGGGCATTATTACTTGCTCTTGATAATGACGCAAGCTTATATGATGAGGCATTTAAACAAAAGATAATCTTAGTTAGTCCGACAACGTTATTAGTAGCATTACGAGCAGTTGAGAATACTTGGAGATATGAAAAACAAGCTCAAAGTATCACAGATATATATACTAGAGCAGAAGAGTTATATAAAAAATTTGTTGGTTTCGTTGAAGACTTAGAAAAAGTAGGCAAGTCTATAAATGATGCTAATAAGTCTTATGAAAACGCTTTTAGTAAATTAAAAACTGGTCGAGGAAACTTAATTGGTCAAGTTGAAAAACTAAAACAAGTCTCAAATATCAGAACTAAAAAAGAGCTTGATAGTAATTTGGTTGAGAATGCAGTAAGTGATAGCTAAATTATATTTATATTATCTGAGTTATTAAATTTAAAAGAAGAACATAAGATGCGATTTTTTAAAAAACTATATTTTTTCTTAGAGTCATTCTGGAAATATTTAGGTAAGTCACAAGATAAGAATTTTCGACTTATACATATATCGCTTGCTATTCTAGTTATTGTCCAAATACTTGATAGTGATTATGTGCATACTCGTTATGGCTTAAGTGTTGGAGCTTATTTACATATCTGTGTTGGAATGACAATAGCTATTTTAAGCATTATTATGATAATTGCTGCACTTGAGAAACGCGGCTTACGCTACTACTATCCTTATCTATTTAATGATTATACAGCCCTTAAATCAGATTTATCCGAACTAACAAGACTAAGGTTGCCAAATCCAAGAAGTGGAAGCATAGCTGCTATTGTTCAAGGTTTTGG
Proteins encoded in this window:
- the rmuC gene encoding DNA recombination protein RmuC: MILAIALIMLLIIFGIIFFLIINKKTAQVDNIRQAFEQYKNSTQEELVSLRSKEITFDTLLNQEKQKNTELKHDSLQRIDELKLELKLERDKAYNYIEEIKNYKSQIATLETQLREQNNSLRDKIELLQNSETKLKSEFENLANKIFEDSSKKLTERNQESLNSVLNPVKEQLRDFKQKVEDVYDKESNARSALQNELKTLKELNQKMTTEAHNLTNALRNSTKQQGIWGEMVLENVLEKSGLREGFEYFREKHATDEEGKVYRPDVVVKLPDNRDIIIDAKTSLFAYNDYMAAADDHKHSHLKAHIKSIREHIKGLANKNYENLKGINSLDFIFMFIPIEGALLLALDNDASLYDEAFKQKIILVSPTTLLVALRAVENTWRYEKQAQSITDIYTRAEELYKKFVGFVEDLEKVGKSINDANKSYENAFSKLKTGRGNLIGQVEKLKQVSNIRTKKELDSNLVENAVSDS
- a CDS encoding cytochrome b/b6 domain-containing protein; the protein is MRFFKKLYFFLESFWKYLGKSQDKNFRLIHISLAILVIVQILDSDYVHTRYGLSVGAYLHICVGMTIAILSIIMIIAALEKRGLRYYYPYLFNDYTALKSDLSELTRLRLPNPRSGSIAAIVQGFGLLALSIAWISGSMWFIAWNFQFDYTQNLKDLHKTLVGLIEFYICVHGIMGIVHYFVQRYFRRFISNVDN